The genomic region GAAATCTTTAAGAAAATCACGGAGATTACCAGGTCTAGAGGATACATGGTGAAATATGAGGATAATCTTTATGAGCTTTACGGGAGGTTGTGGAGAGAGACCCGGAGGAAAGGGCCGAGGAGAGAGCTTTGGCATAAATATGTATTAGCTAAAATGCTTTACAGACTCGGGGCGGAAATAGATCATGTGTTTTTAGAAGAAATATATAATTACTACATAGATGAATCAGCAAAGCTTTTCACTATACTTCCTCCGCATAAATATTTGCTTCAATACCTTAGAGGTAAGGGTTACAGGTTAATCTTAACAACTGCTACCGGCGCTCATGATTTACCATTAAAAATACTTAGAAACAATAATGTATCACATTATTTCTCCATGGTTTTCAGCACTCAACTCATAGGCATACCTAAATCAGATCACAGATTCTATGAGGAAATAGTTGATGTTTTAGGGGTTGATCCTGGAAAAATAATACATATAGGAGACTCTTTAGAACATGATGTATATGCGGCGAGGAAAGCAGGTTTAAAAACTATATATTATGGTTGGAGAACTCAGTGCAGAGCCAGCGATCCACAGCCTTGCATCACTGATCTACTAGATCTTCTTCACCTACTATAAGTCCCCATTAATACTCCATAACCTATAATCTTACCCTTAACAGCTTCTAATACATCAGAAGGTCTAGCACCAGCCGTAAGCCCTGTTTCCTCTCTAAGAGCTAATACGAGGAAATAGTATCGATGTCTTCCATGACCTCTCGGCGGACATGGACCTCCATAACCCACTCTGCCAAAATCATTTATTCCCTGAACACCATGCTCTGTCTCATCCTCCTTAGGAATATTCTCTGGTAACTCCTTAGTGTTAGGAGATATATCATATAGTAGCCAGTGATAAAATATTCCTACTGGAGCATCGGGATCATACATAATTAAAGCTAATTCAGCAGTATTATCCGGTGTGTTCTCAAATCTTAGAGGCGGTGAAACATCTTCTCCCTCACACGTGTATTTCCTAGGTATACGCTCACCATGCTTAAATACTGGACTAGAGACCTCAATAACTTGTTCTGCTTCATTCTTAGCTATCTCTAAGGGATTCTTTTTTCTTCTAAGAAAGATCATGGTATCACCACTCAATAATGTATACAATAATATATTTGTTCATAATTGAATTTTACATTTACTCTCAATAATATCGTTAGTAATTTAGTATTTAACCCATACAAAACATATATAATGGGAGAAATGATGAGCGAACCCGTGTCGGAGCCCGTCCTCACCATCCATTGGGCAGTGAAGATGGTCGGCGTTACTGATAAATAACCATTGAATAAATTATTGGGTGCGCAGTTTGGTTAAGGCAATAATTATGGCTGGCGGAGAAGGTACCCGTCTCAGACCACTAACTGTTAATAGGCCAAAGCCTCTGGTTCCACTAGTTAATAAGCCCTTAATGGAACACGTTGTTCACCTGTTAAAGAGCAAAGGTTTTAAGGATATTGGTGTCACTCTTCACTATTTACCAAATACTATAATGAGATATTTTGGAGACGGTTCAGAGTTTGGTGTTAGAATATATTATAGTATTGAGGAAAAACCTTTAGGTACTGCTGGAGGTGTAAGATTCCTAGCAGATAAATATGATTGGGATGAAACAATAATTGTTATCAGCGGAGACGTTTTCACAAACATTGATCTTGAAAAAATGCTTGAATACCATAGGAGGAAAGGATCAATTTTTACAATGGCCGTGAGGAAAACAGATGATCCTACTAAATATGGTATAGCATTATTAGATGAAGAAGGCAGAGTTAGGAGATTCCTTGAAAAACCTAGTTGGTCCGAGGTATTTAGTGATTTAATCAATATGGGTATTTATATTTTAGAGCCTGAAGCACTAGAAATGATACCTTCAAACGAAGAATATGATTTTGCTAAGAATTTGATTCCTAAACTGTTAAGATTTGATAAGCCAGTATATGGGTGGAGAGCTGATAATTATTATTGGAGCGATATTGGAAGCATAAACCAGTATAAGGAAACACATAACGATATATTATCTGGCAAAGTAGGAATTGATACGAGTATGTTAGGTTTAGAAGTTGCTAAAGGAGTGTATGTTGGCGAGAACACTAGTATAGATGATATTGATAATATTATTCCACCCGTTGTCATAGGGAAGGATACGAGAATAAAGAAAAACACTATTATAGGGCCTTTCACGGTTATAGGTTCAAACAATATTATAGAAAATGGGGTAAGAATAGAGAAATCAATTATATGGGATCATAGCTATGTTGGTCCCGCAACAACAATAATTGACTCAATAATATGTAATAATGTACATATAAGCGATCACGTCGCCGTCATGGAGGGAGCAGTAATAGGTGATGATACAAGGATAGGTAGAGGATCAATTATAAGGCCTAATATTAAGATCTGGCCTTCAAAAGTAATTGATCCATATACGATTGTATCAATAAATATTAAATGGGGAATTAGATGGTATGAAACACTAATAGAGCCGTGGGGAATAACCGGTTTATTAAACATAGAAATAACTCCTGAATTAGCAACCAGAATAGGTTCTGCTTTTGGATCATCTCTTCCTAGGAGCAGCTCGGTGGTTGTTGCAAGAGATACATATGCTAGTAGTAGAGTAGTAAAACACAGCATTATAGCAGGGCTAATGAGCTCTGGAATAAACATATACGATCTCGAAGTATCACCGCTTCCAGTATTAACATATTATATTAAGAAGAAAAAACTTAGAGGGGGAATACATGTTAGCTCACTAGTATATGATCCGTTGAGAATACGTATTAAAATATTTGATCATACAGGTAAGTTCATAAATAGATCACAGGCTAAGAAAATAGAAAATATATTCTTCAAGGAAGCATTTAGAAAGGTTCTCGGAGACCAAGTAGGAGATCTTTACCCAACAATAGATCATATAGACCAATATATTTCAGACATATCAAAACATGTATCGCTCGAAAACATACGCAGACAGAGACGGGTCCTAATAGACTGCAACTATGGCTCAGCAGGTAGTTTATGGCCGAAACTAGTGAGAGAGCTGGGACTAACTGTTTACCAAGTAAACTGTAATGAACAATCTCCAATAATGCCTCCTCGAGAACCATTTATACATGCAAGTGTTGATTCAGCAATAAAAATCATCCCTCTCCTAGGCTTATCTGCTGGGTTCATTTATGATAGTGATGCAGATAAGCTAATCGTAATTACTGATTCCGGAAAAGTTGTTTCAGGAGATCAGCTCATAGCCTTGGTAGCAAAAATATTATTGGAAACGCATGGAAAAGGAAAAATAGTTATTCCGCATAATTCTTCAAAAGTAGTCATAGATACTATTAGAGAATACGGTGGAGAAATTATATTTGCAGAACAAGGATTAATGGGTTTATCAGAAAATATCAATGAAAATATTTTAATGGCCGCAGATGAGCGTGGAGGAATAATTTATCCATGGCTACATTACGGCTCAGATGCAATATTTACATCGCTTCTAATACTAGAATACCTTGGATCAACAGGTTATAATCTAAGCACACTTCTCGAACAACTGCCAAGGACAGCCGTGATAAAGAAAACACTAGTTATCCCCTATGCTCAGAGAGGAAGATTCATGCGCATGATATATGAAGAATTAAGAGAAAAAGAAATAGATACACTAGATGGGATTAAGATTATCGAGGAAAATCTTGGATCAGGATATATCAGACCATTACCTAATGAGCCTTTAATAGAAATAACCGCGGAATCAGATAATCAGGAAAGAGCGGAAAAACTTGCAAAAATGCTTCTAGACCTAGCATATAAGATCAAGTCAAAGCTTTAATCTTTAATACCTCTTAGCTTAATTAGAACTAACTATATCACTCAAAAATATTGTTTATGGAATGAAAATTGAGAGGGCGATATCATATTGTCTGATGTAAATATATTGATCATAAATGCGTCTCCGAGAAAATATGGAGATTCCACAAAGCTGTCCGCAATAGCTGAGAAAGGAGTATTAGATGCTGGAGGAAAACCTGAGAAGATATTCTTGTACGATTACAATATAAAAGAATGTATGGGATGCGTATCAGATGATCAAAAAATATGTAGGTTTCCATGCATAATAAGAGATGACGACTTCAATATGCTTGGAGAAAAAGTTCTAGGAAGCGATGGTTTCATCGTAGTATCTCCAATCTACTGGTACAGTGTTCCAGGTAGACTGAAAAACTTCATAGATAGAATGACAAGCATGGAGAACATGATAGTACATATAGGGAGAAGCCTGCTTGAAGGAAAAGTAGCTGGATTCATTGTTACAGGAAGTGATAGTGGAAGTCTTTTAGAGATAGCCTATTTAATGGTTGTAATGAATAGCATGGGGATCCATATACCTGCTTGGGCACTAGCATATCACCATTCTATGGAAGAAGTATTAAACGATGAGCAAGCAGTCCGAGACTCATATAATGTAGGATTCATAGTTACAATAGCGGCTAAAATGTTAAAGGAAAGAAAACAATGGTATAAAAGCGATGTAGACATTGAAGAACTAAGAAAGATTGCTTCAAAGAGCATAGAGGGGTACATTGAGGATAAACGTTTAAGACTACAATTCTATAGACAAGCATTAAGCAGGGAGGATAATGAAGGGTAAAACAAGCTGTAATATTTATCGCAGCAAATCTTATTGACCACATTTATGAGTTTCAACAATTTTCCTTATAATTCTCGATACACTATATAAGTTCTCATCTATCCTTTTATCAAGTCTCTCCACTTTAACACTTGATAACCCCCTTGCTTCCAATTCTTTTTTCAACTTCTCTTCCTGGGGCCACTGATCAGGCCCTAAAAGTATGATGTCTGGCTTAATGTTCTCTACTGGTTTTAAATAATCGTGTTCATCGCCGAGAACAGCTTTATAAACATACTTAATATTTTCTACAACCTTGAGCCTTTGATTCTCAGGTATTACTGGTTCTCTTTTCTTGAATTTTTTAAAGTTTTTATCTCTTGCTACAACTACGTATACTCTTCCTTTTTCCCATGCTTTTTTGAAGAGGTATATGTGTCCGGGATGAATTATTTCGAATCCTCCAGCCACTAGTACTTTTGGCCTATTTAGAAGTTTTGATAATGGTTCCCAGAATATATTGATTTTACCGAGATACCGTAGACTATCAATTAATCCTTCAGCATAAGCTACACAGGCTAAGCTGGTCTCATAATCTTTTTTATCAAAATAATACTTAGCATCTGAGAGGTAAGCCTCAGCTATCTCGATAAGCTTTTTCTCTTTATCTCCGAGTTTTGACTTATCTATTTGGTTCAATGCTTTTTCAACATTTAATATATAAGCATCAACCCTATTTCTTAGCTGTATTTTCATAATCATTCATCTCCATCAACTATATATCTCTATAAAAATATTTGTTAAACACTCAGACCCCTATTCCGATTACTCCTAGCTAGGTAAAAGTTATTTTTGCCTTATGTTAACTCTATATGTTATGATAATAATTGCTTCCCAGGGATAAAGCCTAATGGTTTGGGGTAAGGGATTAGCCAGGAGATTATATGGTTTAACAGGGGTAGTGTGGTCCAAGTATTTAGATATAGATGAAAGGGGTAGGCTCATAGTTAAACTAAAGGGGTACAAGATAGACATAGCAAAACTAGTATCTGACAAGCAATTGCCAGGAGCCCATATACGAATACTGCCTATTATACGATACATGATGGATCAAGTCTATGAAGCATTCATGGAAGCATTTAGGAAATTTGGGTACAAGGGAGCATTTAAACCAGTATACCCATTGAAATCCAACTCTACTCCTATAGTAGTCGATACTATCTGGCGATATGGTATAAAATATAGTTGGGGATTCAATGCTGGAACATATCCAGAAGTAAAACTTATTTCTAAATATATAAATGAAAAACCAAGACTTCTAGTTGTTGATGGTATTAAAGATAATAAATTGCTTGATCTACTTTCAAAGATGTGTGATAGCTGGGAGATAATTGTAGATATCGAAAGCATGAGAGACGCTGACCTATTATCGAAATATCAAGATCTAAATATTGGTTTAAGAGTTAAAGTTACCTCCAAAAGTTCTGGTTTATGGAGCCATTCAAGCGGTTTAGACTCCAAATTTGGACTATTAATTAACACGTTAGACGAAATGGTTGAAAAACATCCGTGGGTACCTAATAGAACAGTTTTATTGCATGTACATGCAGGATCACAAATTACAGATAAGAACAGATTAGAGGATATTATTAGAGAAACAATAATCTTATATAATAACTTAGTAAAAACTGGTTTTAAGAATATTAGATACATTGATTTCGGCGGCGGTCTTGCATATCCCTATATTGAAGCATCTAATCATGTGTTCTCAGCTAATTATAGCTTAAACGAATATGCTGAGATACTAGTTAAAGAATTGGTTAAATCAGCAGAAAATACACCGGATATAGTTTTTGAGGGTGGAAGATATATAGTTGCTCCACATAGAATAACGGTTACAAAAATAATAGATACAAGGCCTTATTCTACCTCTGACCGTGGTGAAACAAGTTATCCTATTGTGGAGGAGATTAAGAATACAGAGAATATTAAGGAACTCGTATATGTATCTAGGAAGGCTAGAGAAGTAATTACTAGGCTAATGCTTAAATTCCCAATAAATATTGAGTCTAGGAGAATACTTGAAAAGCTGTTAACCTCGATAAACGAGGCAATAACTAGTAAGGCATATGAGATAATACATAGAGATAATGATAAGGCATTAGAGGAGTTGATTAAAACACCAAACTATGTACTTGAAGAACTAGTGAGTCCTACCCGTCGATTCTTTGCATCATTCTCATTATTTTCGCACTTACCAGACACAATAATTGCGGATCAATATTTCAAGATTATTCCGTTGCAGAGACTTAACGAAAAACCAGAAGTCCTAGGTGTAATAAGTGATCTTACATGCGACAGTATGGGCGAATACAGTTCATTCATAACGTTTTTACCAAACAATATTGAATATGAAACAGAAGATCTATTTACATCGCTGGATCACAAACTCATGTTTATCCCTGGAAAAACTTTAAGACTAAAAGGAGTACCCCTACATATTCCGCGGAAAAACGAAGATTATTATATAGCATTTCTAGACACTGGTGCCTATCAGGATATGCTCTCAATGAATCATAACTTATTAAACGGATATCCAGAAATCATTATAGATATAATTAATGATAATTTAAAAATAATCTATGAAAATCTAGAATCTGCAGAAAACTATCCATTATGATTTTTAGTAGACAATCATTTCTTTATCTTTTTCGAGATAACTACTAGTGTAGATGTTGATACTACATTAGTTATAGAGCGTATTTTCTCTATAATTTTCTTTAACTGCTCGAGACTTATATCTTGAGTAACAACTATTAGATCATAATCTCCGAAAACTCTATATATTCTACTAACATGTTCTATGCTGAAAATTTTATCCATAACTTCTTTTTCATATCCTGGTTTTATCCTAACAAATATTATTCCAGACAATTATTTCTCATCCTTGTAAATTATTTTATCCAACCTAAAATTTATGTATGTAACTAAGCTTTAAAAGTATGAATCATTCTCTATGTTGGAGTAGCTATTATGCTTTTTGCAGCAACTTTCTTGACTCTAACATCTATTATTTTCCTTAATGGGAGCTTACCAGGTATTTTCACTATTATAGGGTAGCTTGCTGGTTGTCTAGCAATAGTATATTCTCCCACTTGTTTCTCAGTATATAGATATCTTAGAATACTATTTATGGGTGCTATTTTCTGAAGCATTGCACGATCAATTTCGTTCATTATCTTTATTCGGTATATATTATATATTCTTTTGTGTTTTCTCAATAATTGTTCAACTGTTTTCTTATGCATCCATAGAGGCGTATTTTCCAGCACTGATACCTTCCGTATATTTATTCTTCTAATAAGTAATCCTTCTTCATATATTTTCTTTAAGTATTCATAGTTAATCCTGAATGTATTCTTGGTTTCTCCGGGCAAACCATATAGTAGATTTACACCTGGAAGCAGATGGGGTAAACCATTCCATCCCCTATGTCTTCCAATCTCATTTATAATTTTAATGACTACTAGTGCTTCTTCGGGATAAACTTTTAAATTATTCATTCTAACAACTTTTTCATCGAAAGACTCTATTCCGAGAGCAGCTACATCACCTGGTGTATGATATTTTACGATAGTCTTTAGTGCTTTAATCGATTTTTCAGGGTTATGTATAATTGTCCCAGGATTAACATTGTCAATATGTAGAACTCTCAGTCCCGGTGCTACGTTTCTTATCCCATGAAATAGTTTCTCTAAAGCTTCAATGTTTGGTTCAGGATACTCTTTCTCTCCAACACCTTTACCCATATATGCCAATATATCTGGTTGACGGCCTATTCTGAAATGCCGTGCTCCAAACCGGTATAGTTGTTCTATTTCCTTCACAATGTTTTCGGGATTCCTCATCAATGGCCTACCATATCTTGGTTCTGTGCAGAAACTACATCCACCAACTACCCATCTAGGGCATCCACGGAAAGTTTCTATTTCAACTATTAGGTTCCAGCCATAGTTCGGGTGTTGTTTAATTATTTTTGCTCCTAGAATAAATGCTTTATTAGCTAGTTCATAGTTTTCCCTGAGCTTCCATGGCTCAGCTTTTTCGGCACCATATTTGATTAGATTATAAAAGTATATTTCTGGATCACCATATACGAGCTCATCAAATATTCTATATAATATTTTTCTTTCAACAGCAACTGAGCCCCCGCCTATTCCAAAACCATATCTCGCAGCCGGACCGACAAGTATTTTGAAAGTATCTTTTAAGAGGAAAGCTAGTTTCTCAGCTTCTCTGTAACTTAGTGGTTTTCCACCAATATATTTTCCTGGAACTTCTGGCCCCGCAATAAATACGGCAAGATCAGATTTTCTTGCTTGATCTATGAATGATTCAATATTATTTCTAACCTCATCAATAGTCCAATAAATTATATTAACATCTTTTTTAGCCATCCAAACTGCTCCAGCAATAAGCCTGGGATAAACATCAATATATGGAGGAACACCTAAGCCTGCTGGTTCATCATTGTATCCATCAACGATTATTATTTTACTATACACATTACCCTCCCACTTTCATAATTAAAGAAACAATCTTTTATACTGTTATATTTATCTAGAATGTTCAGAAGAGGATTGTTTTAGATAAAAAACTTTATATTAATCAATACCATAACCATATAGTTTATTACGATTTTCCAGCCTCTTCTGTTGATTTTGAAGCCTCTCTCCATGCTAGCCTAGTATAATGAAATACCACGGGTATTAGTACTAGTGCGAATGCTATGCTTAGACCCCAAGCTATTGTGTTTATCACACTTGTTGCTCCAACAAACTGTGAGAATATACCGCTTGCACCGATCACTATAAATATTAATACTATCAATGATTCTATAAATGGTGCTAGCCTCTTATATGTTGGATAAGTCTCAGCCAGTACTGATCCAACTGTTCCAGCTACATATACTCCCACAACTATTACTATAATACCAAGTATTAATGGGTAAATAAGTGATCCTTGCAACAACATGATGTTTAATGATATAGTTAATATAACCGTTATTAAGCCGAGCAGTATAAGGTTCTCCGCTAAACTAGCCAGTCCAGAGTATTTCTCCTTAAACATTGCATGCAAGAACTTTCCAACATACCTCGCTAAAGCAACGCTAAGTATTAAGCCAAGTGTTAATAGTGTTATTCCCCCTATCAGCTTAGGCAGATATAATGCTATCTGGTATACTAGTTCGCCAGTCAATCCTCCAAGATTAATAATCTCCACTGCTGCAACAATTGATACCACAATTACAAAGGCTTTAGTCAAGCCACCTATTAGACCAGATAAATCAATATTCATAGACTTAATGCTTTGACCAATATCTGTTGCTTCAAGGGGTTTCTCCACAATTGCATCAATGATCTTATCAACAATTTTACCAATAGCATCTCCTAGGACATATCCTATAAACAATATTATAGAGGCTGTAATAAAGCCCGGTGCCGCCGACACTATGTAGTCGAGGAGTAAATTATACTGAAACATAACCTTAACCGCTAAAGCTATGACAAAGACAGACAATACTAGTGCTGTAATATCATAAATTAATGAAACAGCTAATTCATGTTTATCCTTGAAAGAGCCCCCGAAAAAGTTTGCAATATACTCAGCAAATATTATTGATACAGGGATACCTATGGCTAGTATTGTTATGCCTGCAGTTATGTTGAGTATAGCTATTGCTATAGCTCTCACCAATTCGCCTGTATAACCTGTCAATGATAATATATCGATGGCAGCTACGATAGAAATAATGATTACAAGAGCCATCACCAAGATCCCTATTAAATTACCGAGATCAACACCTGCCTCCTTAATAGATTTTCCAAATTTTGTCTTCTCTAATGGTTTTTCAAATAATTTATTTATGATAATACTTGTAGCATCCTTTACAAGAACACCAACAATATAACCAATCAATACTATAATAATTGCACCTATGATTTTCGGCAGATAATATATTATCTGCGAGATCGCTTCGTTAAACGAAGAAGATAAGTTCCCTAGTACGTCACTCAACAACGATCACCATAGATCACGTAAATTATACTATATATCTCTTTTTCAATACAAGAAATAAAAAGATTCCATCTAATTTATAAACATTAAATCAATAATTAATTTAGTAAATATTAAAATTAAAAATATCCATTAGAAATTAGAAAAAGATAATAATATAATGAATTTAATACAGAAAATTTTTCTAGCTAACAAATATTTCATTGTATTATTTCATATTCGAATTGCTGTTACAAGCTTAACATTCTCCTCAATAATACTTCATATTTATATGTAAACAAGATAGTTAAAGAGTTAATAAGTGACCTACTCTAATGCATAATAGTATTTTACAACGGTAACGATCATCTATGGATTATAGAAAAGATTATTTCTAACAAGTTAGATAGAGACTATTTGCTTATTTGGATATTATGGTTGTTTTGATGGATTGGCGGGGTTCGTTTTATAAATCCTCACTAATATAATGGTTAATGATTTGGGAAATGCGGATGAAGGGCTCAAAGTGGTCTATGTGGAGCCCCGATAGCCCCCACGATGAAGGGATGAAGCCCCAACCCAAGAGGGGGAAGCCCGTGCAGATATCCAAAATTTCCAAAACAACCAAAAAAATAAAGCACGGGCAACCACGAAATTAAACAGCATCCTAATGTTTTTGTTGAAAACTATTTGTTACCTAGCAGATTCAGTATAAATAATTTCAAGCATAATATTTCATCTCAACCAGTATTGATACACTTTCTAGGACTTACTGAGGAATACGGTTATAACAATGATTGTTGGAACAGGTTGGTCTAGCTGATAGAATTCACCATAAACCAACAGAGAGTTGCGATTGCTGTTGCAACTGTTGCTTTAGCAAATAGTCCCCTGGCACTATTGACGGATAAGCTCACAGCAGAGCTTGACATCGAGAATGCTTTAAAAATAACTAAATTATATGCAGACCTAAGCGTTAAGCATGAAAAAACAATTATTGTTTCACACGTGATCCAAGAATAGCTGTTAGGGCTTCTCATATATTTAGGCTTGAGGGTGAAAGAATAATTGAAGTATATAAGCCATCAGATCTAGGTGTAATGTATGGAAGTAGAGGGAAAGAGGAGGACTTAGCAGAAATAATTAAGAATAAGCTTACCTCAATCAAAAAAGTTGTGGAGGAGCTCGTGAAGAAGCTTAGGGATGGCGAGATAGGTATGGAAGAATTTGATCTTAGATATAATAAGTTAAAGCATCAAATGAAAGCTTTAAAGGAACTATTAAGGAGTCTTGAACACTGAGCAACTATATTAATCCCTTTTCTCTCAACTGCTCATATAATGATCTCACAAGTCTCGATCCAAACCCGGGCAATGATTCTATTTTGGATGGCGGAGTACTCGCTAGATCCTTAAGAGATTTAATGCCATGTTTAATTAGTGTTCTAGCTCTCACTCTACCTATACCTTGCAACTCTACTAGTTCTAATGCATCTTCTTTAACCCCATATTCTAGTCTAATACTTAGTTTCTCAAGATTATTAGCTCTAACAGTGTTGCCCAATACTTTTTCAACACGGCTAAGAGCACTAGCTATCCATGAAGCTGTATCTCTAGCAGAATAAATATCGCCGGGCCCAACACCGTATTTCTCAGCTATTTCATCTTCATCTATCTCATTTATCCAGTCATGAAGCATTTTTGCTTGAACAAAGCTTTGCAACCATACATAGTAATCATAGTATTCAAATGTTTTAGGAGGCTCTGGTATAATGTCTTCATCGCTAAGCTCTAATGCTTCTTCTTCGTATAGTTCAACTAGTTTATTGCTTATATAGGGTTTGCTCCTCAAATAATCGGGTGTCTGTGTTATAAGCATTAGATAGTATAAGTCACCTACATTATCTTTTATATTTTCTAAGTACCGGTTAACAGATAGTGGATCGAGATATGTTATCGAAGTTATTAATCCAAGCTTTGTGGCAATAAATTTATTGTTTCCAATAGACTCTATCATACCCCACTCTAATAGATCATCTAGTACTATGTCTATTGTAGACTTCAAATAGGCAAGATCTCTATATTCTGCTACAAATAATGTGTTCTTGAAAACATTAATGATTTCTTCTAGAGTATTAGCATCTTTCGAGGCTATTAACGCTAATACATGTATTCTCAAACTACGCTCATTGTTCAACTTACTAGTTATGGGTTCTAGTTTTCCATGAATAAACTTCAATCCCTCAGATAAACTAGAAGCATCATAGATTATGGCTTCACCATATGGGTCATATGTTGGTCTACCGGCTCTGCCAGCCATTTGTTTATATTCATAAACAGCAATATTCACAGTCTGCCTTCTCATAGGACTATATCTTTTAATAGAGACGAGAACTCTTCTAGCAGGAA from Staphylothermus marinus F1 harbors:
- a CDS encoding radical SAM protein, translated to MYSKIIIVDGYNDEPAGLGVPPYIDVYPRLIAGAVWMAKKDVNIIYWTIDEVRNNIESFIDQARKSDLAVFIAGPEVPGKYIGGKPLSYREAEKLAFLLKDTFKILVGPAARYGFGIGGGSVAVERKILYRIFDELVYGDPEIYFYNLIKYGAEKAEPWKLRENYELANKAFILGAKIIKQHPNYGWNLIVEIETFRGCPRWVVGGCSFCTEPRYGRPLMRNPENIVKEIEQLYRFGARHFRIGRQPDILAYMGKGVGEKEYPEPNIEALEKLFHGIRNVAPGLRVLHIDNVNPGTIIHNPEKSIKALKTIVKYHTPGDVAALGIESFDEKVVRMNNLKVYPEEALVVIKIINEIGRHRGWNGLPHLLPGVNLLYGLPGETKNTFRINYEYLKKIYEEGLLIRRINIRKVSVLENTPLWMHKKTVEQLLRKHKRIYNIYRIKIMNEIDRAMLQKIAPINSILRYLYTEKQVGEYTIARQPASYPIIVKIPGKLPLRKIIDVRVKKVAAKSIIATPT
- a CDS encoding mechanosensitive ion channel family protein, whose product is MSDVLGNLSSSFNEAISQIIYYLPKIIGAIIIVLIGYIVGVLVKDATSIIINKLFEKPLEKTKFGKSIKEAGVDLGNLIGILVMALVIIISIVAAIDILSLTGYTGELVRAIAIAILNITAGITILAIGIPVSIIFAEYIANFFGGSFKDKHELAVSLIYDITALVLSVFVIALAVKVMFQYNLLLDYIVSAAPGFITASIILFIGYVLGDAIGKIVDKIIDAIVEKPLEATDIGQSIKSMNIDLSGLIGGLTKAFVIVVSIVAAVEIINLGGLTGELVYQIALYLPKLIGGITLLTLGLILSVALARYVGKFLHAMFKEKYSGLASLAENLILLGLITVILTISLNIMLLQGSLIYPLILGIIVIVVGVYVAGTVGSVLAETYPTYKRLAPFIESLIVLIFIVIGASGIFSQFVGATSVINTIAWGLSIAFALVLIPVVFHYTRLAWREASKSTEEAGKS
- a CDS encoding DEAD/DEAH box helicase, whose product is MDVEKLLEYGFPRTYIELLKNRGITRLNPVQKSAVKKGLFNSMNLLVSAPTASGKTLIGEMALVHNTINKDMIGLYLVPLRALASEKYDEFKELEKLGLRIGITTGDYESPAEYLGRYNIVIATYERFDSLLRLKPKWLNRIGVVVIDEFHMIGDPERGPILEMIIAKMLSSQAQIIGLSATIGNPDVLAGWINAELVDDPYRPVELVEGVYDKKNHVIVFRDGRREKIIHRIGGAALNISLQSISSGIQVLVFVHNRRKAEEWAFKLSEHMGLFKHLIDKNKLSEILEELKESPSRLEREKLEYLISRGVAFHHAGLSSVARRVVEKGFRERIIRAVFATPTLAAGVNLPARRVLVSIKRYSPMRRQTVNIAVYEYKQMAGRAGRPTYDPYGEAIIYDASSLSEGLKFIHGKLEPITSKLNNERSLRIHVLALIASKDANTLEEIINVFKNTLFVAEYRDLAYLKSTIDIVLDDLLEWGMIESIGNNKFIATKLGLITSITYLDPLSVNRYLENIKDNVGDLYYLMLITQTPDYLRSKPYISNKLVELYEEEALELSDEDIIPEPPKTFEYYDYYVWLQSFVQAKMLHDWINEIDEDEIAEKYGVGPGDIYSARDTASWIASALSRVEKVLGNTVRANNLEKLSIRLEYGVKEDALELVELQGIGRVRARTLIKHGIKSLKDLASTPPSKIESLPGFGSRLVRSLYEQLREKGLI